The Microbacterium paraoxydans genome includes a window with the following:
- a CDS encoding heavy metal translocating P-type ATPase, whose amino-acid sequence MSTSHHDHSAHGHLAGTGTGTPADHTGHAEHAAHGDHTDHAGHSGHAGHDDHAGHGGHGGHGDHGDHVAQFRRLFWIMLVLAVPTVLLSGMFAMIVGYPLPDIPGLVWVSPVLGTVMYVWGGKPFLTGAVSEIRARQPGMMLLIGLAITVAFVASWGASLGLLHHELDFWWELALLIVIMLLGHWIEMRSLAQTTSALDSLAALLPDEAERVEGDQVVRVSPSDLRVGDVVVVRPGGSIPADGRIVDGRASMDESMVTGESRTVTRATGDPVTAGTVATDSGLRVEITATGDDTTLAGIQRLVTEAQNSSSRAQRLADTAAGWLFWFALGAAAITAVVWSAVGLPDDAVIRTITVLVIACPHALGLAIPLVVSIATERAARGGVLVKDRLALESMRTVDTVLFDKTGTLTKGEPVVSAVSLAGAETAEEVLALAAAAEADSEHPLAKAIVRAARDKELRVPASRDFSSSPAVGVTATVDGAVIRVGGPHLLTEEDAHELPAAEGWRADGAIILHVLRDGHVIGALKLADEVRPESRDAVDALHALGVQVVMITGDAEAVAHTVAADLGIDRVFAGVRPEDKAAKVQELQHEGRRVAMVGDGVNDAPALAQADVGLAIGAGTDVAIASAGVILAGDDPRAVLSVIELSRASYRKMRQNLWWAAGYNLLSVPLAAGVLAPIGFVLPMSVGAVLMSLSTIVVALNAQLLRRLDLRPEVVTAGILQR is encoded by the coding sequence ATGAGCACCTCGCATCACGACCATTCCGCGCACGGTCACCTCGCGGGAACGGGGACCGGGACGCCCGCGGACCACACCGGACACGCGGAGCACGCCGCGCACGGAGACCACACGGACCACGCGGGACACAGTGGGCACGCCGGGCACGACGATCACGCGGGACACGGCGGTCACGGGGGCCATGGCGATCACGGCGACCACGTCGCCCAGTTCCGGCGGCTGTTCTGGATCATGCTCGTCCTCGCCGTGCCCACCGTGCTGCTCTCGGGCATGTTCGCGATGATCGTGGGCTACCCGCTTCCCGACATCCCGGGTCTGGTCTGGGTGTCGCCGGTCCTCGGCACGGTCATGTACGTCTGGGGAGGGAAGCCGTTCCTCACCGGCGCCGTCAGCGAGATCCGTGCCCGGCAGCCCGGCATGATGCTGCTCATCGGGCTCGCGATCACGGTGGCGTTCGTCGCGTCCTGGGGAGCGAGCCTCGGCCTGCTGCATCATGAGCTCGACTTCTGGTGGGAGCTCGCTCTCCTCATCGTGATCATGCTGCTCGGGCACTGGATCGAGATGCGCTCTCTGGCGCAGACCACCTCTGCCCTCGACTCGCTGGCCGCGCTGCTGCCGGACGAGGCGGAGCGTGTGGAGGGCGATCAGGTCGTGCGGGTCTCCCCGTCGGACCTCCGCGTGGGCGATGTCGTGGTGGTGCGCCCCGGCGGGAGCATCCCCGCCGACGGGCGGATCGTCGACGGCCGTGCCTCGATGGACGAATCCATGGTGACGGGGGAGTCGCGCACCGTCACCCGGGCGACCGGCGACCCTGTGACCGCGGGAACCGTCGCCACCGACTCGGGGCTGCGCGTGGAGATCACGGCGACCGGAGACGACACGACGCTCGCGGGGATCCAGCGGCTCGTGACGGAGGCGCAGAACTCCTCGTCCCGCGCACAGCGTCTGGCCGACACGGCAGCCGGCTGGCTGTTCTGGTTCGCGCTCGGTGCTGCCGCGATCACCGCGGTGGTGTGGAGCGCGGTCGGCCTGCCGGACGACGCCGTCATCCGCACGATCACCGTCCTCGTGATCGCCTGCCCGCACGCGTTGGGCCTGGCCATCCCGCTCGTCGTCTCGATCGCGACCGAGCGCGCGGCCCGTGGCGGGGTGCTCGTGAAGGATCGGCTGGCCCTGGAGAGCATGCGCACCGTCGACACCGTGCTGTTCGACAAGACCGGCACGCTGACCAAGGGTGAGCCCGTCGTCTCCGCGGTGTCGCTGGCCGGTGCGGAGACCGCGGAGGAGGTGCTGGCGCTCGCCGCGGCCGCCGAGGCCGACAGCGAGCATCCGCTGGCGAAGGCCATCGTCCGCGCCGCGCGCGACAAGGAACTCCGCGTGCCGGCGAGCCGCGACTTCTCGTCCTCGCCGGCGGTGGGGGTGACCGCGACGGTGGACGGTGCGGTGATCCGCGTCGGCGGCCCGCACCTGCTCACGGAGGAGGATGCCCACGAGCTCCCCGCTGCGGAGGGCTGGCGTGCGGACGGCGCGATCATCCTGCATGTGCTGCGGGATGGACACGTCATCGGGGCGCTCAAGCTCGCGGACGAGGTGCGCCCGGAGTCGCGGGACGCGGTCGACGCCCTGCACGCGCTCGGTGTCCAGGTCGTGATGATCACCGGCGACGCGGAGGCCGTCGCGCACACCGTCGCGGCCGACCTCGGCATCGACCGCGTGTTCGCGGGCGTCCGGCCGGAGGACAAGGCCGCGAAGGTGCAGGAGCTGCAGCACGAGGGCCGCAGGGTCGCGATGGTGGGCGACGGCGTGAACGACGCGCCCGCGCTCGCTCAGGCCGACGTCGGCCTGGCGATCGGCGCCGGCACCGACGTGGCGATCGCCTCCGCCGGGGTCATCCTCGCCGGAGACGACCCGCGTGCGGTGCTGTCGGTGATCGAGCTCTCCCGCGCCTCGTACCGGAAGATGAGGCAGAACCTCTGGTGGGCGGCCGGGTACAACCTGCTCTCCGTCCCGCTCGCGGCGGGTGTGCTCGCTCCGATCGGCTTCGTGCTGCCGATGTCGGTCGGCGCGGTGCTCATGTCGCTGTCGACGATCGTGGTGGCGCTCAATGCGCAGTTGCTGCGGCGGCTCGATCTCCGTCCGGAGGTCGTCACCGCGGGCATCCTGCAGCGCTGA
- a CDS encoding zinc-dependent alcohol dehydrogenase translates to MKAMTYRGPYKIRVEEKPDPTIQHPNDAIVRVTRAAVCGSDLHLFHGMMPDTRIGHTFGHEIVGVVEEVGSSVETLRPGDRVMVPFNIYCGSCYFCRRGLFSNCHNVNPNATAVGGIYGYSHTTGGYDGGQAERVRVPFADVGPSVIPEWLASEDALLLTDAFSTGYFGAQQADIAEGDTVVVFGAGPVGLAAARSAWFLGAGRVIVVDHLDYRLEKARDFAFAETMHLHEAGDIVLALKKATGYLGADVVIDAVGAEADGSVVQHVTAAKLKLQGGSPVAVNWAIDSVRKGGTVSILGAYGPLVTSVRLGDIMNKGLTVRGNQAPVKRQWPRLLEHIQAGHIRPSELLTHRFPLEHIAEAYHVFSSKLDDCIKPLIVVGEE, encoded by the coding sequence ATGAAGGCGATGACCTACCGCGGACCGTACAAGATCCGCGTCGAGGAGAAACCCGATCCGACGATCCAACACCCCAACGACGCGATCGTGCGGGTCACGAGAGCCGCCGTGTGCGGGTCGGATCTCCACCTCTTCCACGGCATGATGCCCGACACCCGTATCGGGCACACCTTCGGTCACGAGATCGTCGGGGTGGTCGAGGAGGTCGGCTCCTCCGTGGAGACGCTGCGCCCGGGCGACCGGGTGATGGTGCCTTTCAACATCTACTGCGGCTCGTGCTACTTCTGCCGCCGCGGTCTCTTCTCGAACTGCCACAACGTGAACCCGAACGCGACCGCCGTCGGCGGGATCTACGGCTACTCGCACACGACCGGCGGGTACGACGGCGGGCAGGCGGAGCGCGTGCGCGTGCCGTTCGCGGATGTCGGCCCTTCGGTGATCCCGGAGTGGCTCGCCTCCGAGGACGCGCTGCTGCTCACCGACGCGTTCTCCACCGGCTACTTCGGCGCGCAACAGGCGGACATCGCCGAAGGGGACACGGTGGTCGTGTTCGGCGCCGGTCCCGTCGGCCTGGCCGCCGCCCGCTCGGCCTGGTTCCTCGGCGCGGGCCGCGTCATCGTCGTCGACCACCTCGACTACCGGCTCGAGAAGGCACGGGACTTCGCCTTCGCCGAGACGATGCACCTGCACGAAGCCGGTGACATCGTGCTCGCGCTGAAGAAGGCGACCGGCTACCTCGGCGCGGACGTGGTGATCGACGCGGTGGGCGCGGAGGCGGACGGCAGCGTCGTCCAGCACGTGACCGCCGCCAAGCTCAAGCTGCAGGGCGGCTCCCCCGTCGCGGTGAACTGGGCCATCGACAGCGTGCGCAAGGGCGGCACCGTGTCGATCCTCGGCGCCTACGGCCCGCTGGTGACCTCGGTGCGCCTGGGCGACATCATGAACAAGGGCCTCACGGTGCGCGGCAACCAGGCTCCCGTGAAGAGGCAGTGGCCGCGGCTGCTCGAACACATCCAGGCGGGGCACATCCGTCCGTCCGAGTTGCTGACGCACCGCTTCCCCCTGGAGCACATCGCGGAGGCCTACCACGTGTTCTCGTCCAAGCTCGACGACTGCATCAAACCGCTCATCGTCGTCGGAGAGGAATGA
- the nhaA gene encoding Na+/H+ antiporter NhaA, producing MSSSSSPARFRLAPHELWRGIRSTARSDVLGGGLLLTATLAALILANSPAAPWYEAVRDFRFGIPEWHLELSVGAWAADALLAVFFFVVGLELKEEFVAGRLRDPRRAALPIAAAVGGVIVPALFFVAINAASGAEVLRGWAIPTATDIAFAIAVLAVVGRFLPPALRVFLLTLAIIDDLIAITIIATFYTETISFPWLILALLPLAGFALAVQNGIRSWWILLPLALAVWAFVHASGVHATVAGVLLGFMVPVRPTERARVRTGTDADGAPVYDGLAAHFADRWGIVATLVAVPVFAFFAAGVEIGGVDGLVSALTDPITIGIIVGLVLGKPVGILLTTFLLSRVPALRLDESLRWPDLAGMSLLAGIGFTVSLLVGELAYGSSSVADDHVKIGVLVGSLLAAVLGGLVLAARSRRARGAASAG from the coding sequence GTGTCTTCTTCGTCGTCCCCTGCCCGTTTCCGTCTCGCGCCGCATGAGCTCTGGCGCGGCATCCGTTCCACCGCCCGGAGCGACGTGCTCGGCGGCGGTCTGCTGCTGACCGCCACGCTCGCCGCCCTGATCCTCGCCAACTCCCCCGCCGCCCCCTGGTACGAGGCCGTCAGGGACTTCCGCTTCGGGATCCCGGAGTGGCACCTCGAGCTCAGTGTCGGCGCCTGGGCCGCCGACGCCCTGCTCGCGGTGTTCTTCTTCGTCGTCGGACTGGAGCTGAAGGAGGAGTTCGTCGCCGGGCGTCTCCGTGACCCGCGCCGTGCCGCGCTTCCGATCGCCGCCGCGGTGGGCGGCGTCATCGTCCCCGCCCTCTTCTTCGTCGCGATCAACGCCGCGTCGGGCGCCGAGGTCCTCCGCGGATGGGCGATCCCCACGGCCACGGACATCGCGTTCGCGATCGCGGTGCTCGCCGTCGTCGGCCGCTTCCTGCCGCCCGCCCTGCGGGTGTTCCTGCTAACCCTCGCGATCATCGACGACCTCATCGCCATCACGATCATCGCCACCTTTTACACCGAGACCATCAGCTTCCCCTGGCTGATCCTGGCGCTCCTCCCCCTCGCGGGCTTCGCACTCGCTGTGCAGAACGGCATCCGGTCCTGGTGGATCCTGCTTCCCCTCGCCCTGGCCGTTTGGGCGTTCGTACATGCGTCCGGGGTGCACGCGACGGTCGCGGGGGTGCTGCTCGGCTTCATGGTGCCGGTGCGTCCGACGGAGCGCGCGCGGGTGCGGACCGGGACGGACGCCGACGGCGCCCCGGTCTACGACGGTCTCGCCGCGCACTTCGCGGATCGCTGGGGCATCGTGGCGACCCTCGTCGCCGTGCCGGTGTTCGCCTTCTTCGCGGCCGGGGTCGAGATCGGCGGCGTGGACGGCCTCGTCTCGGCGCTGACCGACCCCATCACGATCGGTATCATCGTGGGGCTCGTGCTCGGTAAGCCCGTCGGCATCCTGCTCACGACCTTCCTGTTGAGTCGCGTACCGGCCCTGCGCCTCGATGAGTCGCTGCGCTGGCCGGATCTCGCGGGCATGTCCCTGCTCGCGGGCATCGGGTTCACGGTCTCGCTGCTGGTGGGCGAGCTCGCGTACGGCAGCAGCAGCGTCGCGGACGATCACGTGAAGATCGGCGTGCTCGTCGGCTCCCTCCTCGCCGCGGTCCTCGGCGGACTCGTGCTCGCAGCACGAAGCCGGCGCGCGCGCGGGGCCGCCTCGGCCGGCTGA
- a CDS encoding SGNH/GDSL hydrolase family protein, translating to MNAPAAPRRLRIAGVAAALLVAVAAGVIGVWRPWVPAPSSLPVGTAAGDESAAVIAPAPLALPDEPTVLVFGDSWTYGSAASDPTLGYAYVLADLLHGTTIVDGVRGSGYLKPGIDGPTFGERIAALDPTLDPDLVIIQGSINDRAQGAAGYREAVTAAWDALTALYPEAAIVVLGPAPHELPVGAQTARIDRDLAALASARGWWYISPVALDWITEDNYLSVIDVEVGRKHPSTDGHRYLAEKLAAALDELRAAPVTEAGGSETTPDE from the coding sequence ATGAACGCCCCCGCCGCCCCTCGTCGACTGCGCATCGCGGGCGTCGCCGCCGCCCTCCTCGTCGCCGTCGCCGCGGGCGTGATCGGGGTCTGGCGACCGTGGGTTCCGGCGCCGTCGTCCCTCCCGGTCGGCACTGCGGCCGGAGACGAGTCCGCCGCGGTGATCGCTCCTGCACCGCTCGCGCTCCCCGACGAGCCGACCGTCCTCGTCTTCGGCGATTCGTGGACCTACGGCTCTGCCGCGTCCGACCCCACCCTCGGCTACGCGTACGTGCTCGCCGACCTGCTGCACGGCACGACCATCGTGGACGGCGTGCGCGGCAGCGGCTACCTCAAGCCCGGCATCGACGGCCCCACCTTCGGCGAGCGCATCGCGGCGCTGGACCCGACTCTCGACCCGGACCTCGTCATCATCCAGGGCTCCATCAACGACCGGGCACAGGGCGCTGCCGGCTACCGCGAGGCGGTGACCGCCGCGTGGGACGCGCTGACGGCGCTGTACCCGGAGGCGGCGATCGTCGTGCTCGGCCCCGCGCCGCACGAGCTTCCGGTCGGCGCGCAGACGGCACGGATCGACCGGGATCTCGCGGCTCTCGCCTCGGCCCGCGGCTGGTGGTACATCTCCCCCGTCGCGCTCGACTGGATCACCGAGGACAACTATCTCTCCGTCATCGACGTGGAGGTCGGACGCAAGCATCCGTCCACCGACGGCCACCGCTATCTCGCCGAGAAGCTCGCGGCGGCGCTCGACGAACTGCGCGCCGCACCGGTCACGGAGGCCGGTGGGTCGGAGACCACCCCCGACGAGTGA